The following nucleotide sequence is from Trifolium pratense cultivar HEN17-A07 linkage group LG2, ARS_RC_1.1, whole genome shotgun sequence.
CTAGTGTCACAAGAGGCACTATATAGAGACTATTACTAATGAATAATAAGCTCAATGAACCTAAGGGCTAAAAAAAGTCCAActataaaacaattaaaataaaaatcaactaATATAAATACTACTCTATTTTTTAGGCATTTGAGTGAATAGAAGGTGTTGTTAGTGAAATTATGAAACACTAAAAAGTGTTGGCCTGATGTGattgttttcattttcactGGAGGAATTAAAGAAAGATCAGATACTATATGATAGATCATATATAGTAATAATTCTTGTCTTATTTGGTCATGTAGGCATTGGGTTTGCATGAACATACATAATTGTCACGAAACTGCACGATATAGTTTATGAATAACTAACAACCAATTAAATGTGTATGAGAAAAGTCAAGCCAATAAAAACAATACAAGTCTGTTTTCGTGtcttaaaatatgataatatgaGGATTAGATAGTATTAGGCACATTGTGTTACACGTTACACGTAAACCATGGTTGCCAATAATTAGGTGGCATGGAAACAGCTAGCGTGGAAGCAACAAATATATATTCTTGACATCATCATCCATCGTGATCATCCATTCCTTTATATACCACccaccaatatatatatatatacccacCAATACCACATACACCTAATTAGCCTTAATTAGTCTTGTCCCAAATATTAATTCATtcacattattaattaattaaaacaagCTAGCtaactatatataatataggtGATCAATAATGTCGTCGGTTAGACAACGTCCATCCAACAATGAATCGGAAGAAACAGCAGCAGGGGATCAGAACCTTACCGGAACCCCATCTGGAATTAGTCGCTCCTCAAGACGACGCGCAGTATCTGGAGCACTTACCGGAACAGCCAACTTGGCGAACCTACTTCCTACGGGAACCCTCTTGGCATTCCAGATTCTAACGCCAGTGTTCACAAACAATGGAGCTTGTGACTCCGTTACGCGCATCCTCACACTCCTACTCCTCCTCTTGCTGGCAATCTCTTGTTTTCTCGCATGTTTCACTGACACCGTCAAGGCATCAGATGGAAGAATTTACCATGGTCTCGCAACCTTCAAAGGTCTCTGGCTATTTGACTACTCACCTGTTGATGACTTGTCCAACACGTTACCTGATTTGAGCAAGTATAAGCTTAGGCTCATTGATTTAATTCATGCATTTTTGTCAGTTCTTGTCTTCTTTTCTGTTGTATTGAGGGACAACAATGTGTTGACATGTTATTACCCGCAACCACCACATCGTGAGACTAAGGAGGTTCTGGACATTGTACCTCTTGGAATTGGACTTCTATGCAGCTTGCTCTTTCTTGTTTTTCCTACCACCAGACATGGGATTGGCTACCCTGTTACACCTGCTGCTGCACCCAAATACTAGCACTCTACTTCATTTTTTGCTACTATATTCTAATTAGTTTAGTTAGTTACTTAATTACTGCTTTGCTTTCTAATTCTTCATGCATAAATATTCCCTCATCTGTTATtgtacattaattatttatttacttcaactgaattgaattaaaaaattggCTTGTTTATTAAGCAGACTCCCACACGGCACTACTTTCTATTATTTTCTGCTCTGTCATGACTTGGAGTGCTGGAATCAATTTGTAACCATTTCTTCTAGTATCTTACAACACAACTTCGATCATACTAGGTTTCTTACATCAATCaaagattttactaaattaATGATTCTGTATTAGCAATAACACTTTCCAAAGAAGTTGAAATAGGGTTAATAATACAATGTCTGACTTTCACATCGGCTCAATAATTTTTTCTGAGCAGCAAGAGTACACAACTTAAAGAATACAAAATTGTCTCAATACAATAAAAATAGTTCTAAGTTCTAAAATTCAAAAAAGGTTTCACCTTCTTGAAGGTGaacatatcaaatgatgttTTATGTATGGGGGTGTTCGCGTCCTAAAAGGTGAACATGTAAAATCACAGAGTTTGCATTTTTTCAATGCTCGCTTTTTAGAATGTGAAGTggtatttttgaaaaatcaggGGGCGCGCAAGAAGGAAGTAGGCGTAAAAAGAAAAGTGAAACATTGGTGCGTTTTGGGCCGGTATAGGTCTTTTCACAAATAAAAGTGGGCTTGGGCTACTAAACTATCGTTTTGGGCCATGTAACTtcttaaataatttaataatttcgTTAATTTatgtttctcttttttatttgagCACTTAAGAAACCTGGATGCATTGTTAAAATGTAAGGACAGTGTCACAATTTTTGTTAAGGAAATGAAGTAAAACAATTATATGATAATTAACtttaacatgtatatattattattattatacataaaataaaataagtacaaGTGAAGAGAGTTGATGAACTCACTATGATTTTAACTAGCTAATACACTCCTTTTAAAGAAGTGCAAACCGTAGTAATTATTCCTACACTTCTTCTATGGTTAccaaatctctctctctctctctctctctgtctctctctATAAGAAgactaaacaaacaaaaatctaATCCCCCTCCCCAATCTTAAGATTTTAGTTCCACATATTACAAAACTCTAAGCCAAccaacatatatataatgaacATTAGTAACATTtacttgaaaaagaaaaatgaaatttgcatttaaattaaatcaaacCAAAAGGTCTTGTTTAAAAGTAGGAGGACAAGGTAATTTATCATTCTGAATTAACTTTTTGCTTGGTGGATgactagaagaagaagaagaagaagattgttgaTCAGATGATGACATTGATGATCTAGGAAATTCAGAAAGCATCTGAACAACTTCTCTCATGGTTGGTCTTTGTACACTGTTTTCTTCTAAGCATAACATGGCAATGAAGAACATGTGCATGGCTTCTTCTGTTGGCA
It contains:
- the LOC123910755 gene encoding protein DMP3-like, which produces MSSVRQRPSNNESEETAAGDQNLTGTPSGISRSSRRRAVSGALTGTANLANLLPTGTLLAFQILTPVFTNNGACDSVTRILTLLLLLLLAISCFLACFTDTVKASDGRIYHGLATFKGLWLFDYSPVDDLSNTLPDLSKYKLRLIDLIHAFLSVLVFFSVVLRDNNVLTCYYPQPPHRETKEVLDIVPLGIGLLCSLLFLVFPTTRHGIGYPVTPAAAPKY